Proteins from a single region of Gossypium arboreum isolate Shixiya-1 chromosome 1, ASM2569848v2, whole genome shotgun sequence:
- the LOC108458601 gene encoding protein IRREGULAR XYLEM 15-like isoform X2 — translation MGGLKAAGFSYFDICGITIFLEDDPYKISEIDADSNGTHIYKVEYEVPAKKAYELLKHARESPACAPATSLLLQSTCKLALRSLPKQVYQLKWDVVVVDGPIGDAPEAPGRMSTIYTASMLARAGTTTHVLVHDVHRTIEKWFSWEFLCEENLVSSKGKFWNFSISNHSNSTRFCSSDTVRIVN, via the coding sequence GTGGCATCACTATTTTTCTGGAGGATGACCCTTACAAGATAAGTGAAATCGATGCTGATTCTAATGGGACTCATATTTATAAGGTTGAGTACGAGGTACCAGCAAAGAAGGCATACGAACTGCTCAAGCATGCAAGGGAAAGTCCTGCTTGTGCTCCTGCCACTAGTTTGCTCCTACAATCAACTTGCAAATTGGCATTGAGAAGTTTACCAAAACAAGTGTATCAGCTTAAATGGGATGTGGTGGTGGTAGACGGACCAATTGGGGACGCACCAGAAGCACCAGGCAGGATGTCCACCATCTACACTGCAAGCATGTTAGCCCGAGCTGGGACGACGACTCATGTTCTGGTACACGACGTTCATCGGACGATTGAAAAATGGTTTTCTTGGGAATTCCTTTGTGAAGAGAACTTGGTTTCTTCTAAAGGAAAGTTCTGGAATTTTAGCATCTCCAATCACTCAAATTCTACAAGGTTTTGCTCTTCTGATACGGTTCGGATAGTGAATTAG
- the LOC108458601 gene encoding protein IRREGULAR XYLEM 15-like isoform X1: MMMFPGKKLLPLLVFILACLSILRLVKIAINTSHSSSPAAAFSSSVEQKVPSNAAGVYIGSHKTSLNATLLAPKEFMFLSDLIRRKAPCNLLIFGLQPQYLNLSSINAGGITIFLEDDPYKISEIDADSNGTHIYKVEYEVPAKKAYELLKHARESPACAPATSLLLQSTCKLALRSLPKQVYQLKWDVVVVDGPIGDAPEAPGRMSTIYTASMLARAGTTTHVLVHDVHRTIEKWFSWEFLCEENLVSSKGKFWNFSISNHSNSTRFCSSDTVRIVN; the protein is encoded by the coding sequence ATGATGATGTTCCCCGGAAAGAAACTACTCCCTCTGCTTGTTTTCATCCTTGCATGCCTTTCTATACTCAGACTTGTTAAAATTGCCATCAATACTTCACATTCTTCATCTCCAGCTGCTGCTTTCTCGTCGTCTGTGGAACAGAAAGTTCCATCAAATGCAGCAGGGgtatacataggttcacataaaACCTCCCTCAATGCAACTCTTCTCGCCCCCAAGGAGTTCATGTTTCTTTCCGATCTCATTAGGCGTAAAGCACCTTGTAACCTTCTTATTTTTGGTCTTCAACCCCAATACCTCAATCTCTCATCAATTAATGCAGGTGGCATCACTATTTTTCTGGAGGATGACCCTTACAAGATAAGTGAAATCGATGCTGATTCTAATGGGACTCATATTTATAAGGTTGAGTACGAGGTACCAGCAAAGAAGGCATACGAACTGCTCAAGCATGCAAGGGAAAGTCCTGCTTGTGCTCCTGCCACTAGTTTGCTCCTACAATCAACTTGCAAATTGGCATTGAGAAGTTTACCAAAACAAGTGTATCAGCTTAAATGGGATGTGGTGGTGGTAGACGGACCAATTGGGGACGCACCAGAAGCACCAGGCAGGATGTCCACCATCTACACTGCAAGCATGTTAGCCCGAGCTGGGACGACGACTCATGTTCTGGTACACGACGTTCATCGGACGATTGAAAAATGGTTTTCTTGGGAATTCCTTTGTGAAGAGAACTTGGTTTCTTCTAAAGGAAAGTTCTGGAATTTTAGCATCTCCAATCACTCAAATTCTACAAGGTTTTGCTCTTCTGATACGGTTCGGATAGTGAATTAG